In Phreatobacter stygius, a genomic segment contains:
- a CDS encoding GntR family transcriptional regulator, with protein sequence MTVEPVPRKRGRPRKEASAKAAGQFRLSRANLHERAFDRLRTMIVRGKLAPETPLIETDLCDMLGVSRTPLREALKLLAAQGLVELRQNRSARIAPMRIDTIHDLFEAMSGLERLTAELAAERMTEADLAELRRLQDEMERHEAAGDMDGYFTINQQIHSAIVAGAGNITLRETHEWLLARAERARFFALSSLRRWEESIGEHRAILAALEARQAETAGRLIAEHVQHTGREVVQILANHPTLAGVAA encoded by the coding sequence ATGACCGTCGAACCGGTGCCGCGCAAACGCGGCCGACCGCGCAAGGAGGCCTCGGCAAAGGCGGCCGGACAATTCCGGCTGAGCCGGGCCAATCTGCATGAGCGCGCCTTCGACCGACTGCGCACCATGATCGTGCGCGGCAAGCTCGCCCCTGAGACGCCGCTGATCGAGACCGATCTTTGCGACATGCTGGGCGTCTCGCGTACGCCGCTGCGCGAGGCCCTGAAGCTTCTGGCCGCACAAGGCCTGGTGGAACTTCGCCAGAACCGCAGTGCCCGCATCGCGCCGATGCGCATCGACACGATCCATGACCTGTTCGAGGCGATGAGCGGGCTCGAGCGGCTGACCGCGGAACTCGCCGCCGAGCGCATGACCGAGGCCGATCTGGCCGAGCTCCGCCGCCTGCAGGACGAGATGGAGCGTCACGAGGCCGCCGGTGACATGGATGGCTATTTCACCATCAACCAGCAGATCCATTCGGCCATTGTCGCAGGTGCTGGCAACATCACGCTGCGCGAGACCCATGAATGGCTGCTGGCACGCGCCGAGCGCGCCCGCTTCTTCGCGCTGAGTTCGCTCCGGCGCTGGGAAGAGTCGATTGGCGAGCATCGCGCCATTCTTGCCGCACTCGAGGCCCGGCAGGCCGAGACCGCCGGCCGGCTCATCGCCGAACATGTCCAGCATACCGGCCGGGAGGTCGTGCAGATCCTGGCCAATCATCCGACGCTTGCCGGCGTCGCGGCCTGA
- a CDS encoding aspartate/glutamate racemase family protein, with the protein MRILILNPNTTAGVTDLLVAAARPVAGPATRIVATTAPRGVPYISTRGEALIGGAIALETLAEQHSEVDAAIIAAFGDPGLFAARELFDIPVIGMSEAAMLTACMLGQRFSIITFAAALGSWYRDCVDMHGLWGRCAGIRSLDESFGPVADVQVEKEAMLVALANRAVQEDDADVVILAGAPLAGLAAKVRDRIPVPLVDPIAAAVKQAEALVALNPRKATVGTFRRPAAKPTTGLGDALAARIEMRDLPEAAE; encoded by the coding sequence TTGCGTATTCTGATCCTCAATCCCAACACCACGGCCGGCGTCACCGACCTGCTCGTTGCGGCGGCCCGGCCGGTGGCCGGTCCCGCGACGCGGATCGTTGCGACCACGGCACCGCGCGGCGTGCCCTATATCTCGACCCGTGGCGAAGCCCTGATCGGCGGCGCCATTGCCTTGGAGACGCTGGCCGAGCAGCATTCCGAGGTCGATGCCGCCATCATCGCCGCCTTTGGCGATCCCGGCCTGTTCGCCGCACGCGAACTGTTCGACATCCCGGTCATCGGCATGTCGGAAGCCGCCATGCTCACCGCCTGCATGCTCGGCCAGCGCTTCAGCATCATCACCTTCGCCGCCGCTCTCGGCAGCTGGTACCGCGACTGCGTCGACATGCACGGGCTGTGGGGACGCTGCGCCGGCATCCGTTCGCTCGACGAGAGCTTCGGCCCGGTCGCCGACGTGCAGGTCGAGAAAGAGGCCATGCTGGTGGCCCTCGCCAACCGTGCGGTGCAGGAGGACGACGCCGATGTCGTCATCCTGGCCGGCGCACCGCTCGCCGGGCTTGCCGCCAAGGTGCGCGACCGCATTCCCGTGCCGCTGGTCGATCCGATCGCCGCCGCGGTCAAGCAGGCCGAGGCCCTGGTGGCACTCAATCCGCGCAAGGCGACGGTTGGCACCTTCCGCCGCCCGGCGGCGAAACCGACGACCGGCCTCGGTGATGCACTCGCCGCCCGCATCGAGATGCGCGACCTGCCGGAGGCGGCGGAGTAG
- a CDS encoding nuclear transport factor 2 family protein: MVAAAAKVDTHQASDLDILTQLNLDYINSVQNGDVRRFDEILAEDFFCSNPDGTLIDRAQFLQQTAQPVTISGLTVRDVKIRILDDVAIIHAETHYAAPDGRLARGRYTDVWARRQGQWLAVSAHVTRG, from the coding sequence ATGGTAGCCGCGGCAGCGAAAGTCGACACTCATCAGGCGTCAGACCTGGACATTCTCACCCAGCTCAACCTCGACTACATCAATTCGGTTCAGAACGGCGACGTCAGGCGCTTTGACGAGATTCTCGCCGAGGACTTCTTTTGCAGCAATCCGGACGGCACATTGATCGACCGGGCGCAGTTCCTCCAGCAGACCGCGCAGCCGGTGACGATCAGCGGCCTGACGGTCCGGGACGTGAAGATCCGGATTCTCGATGATGTCGCCATCATCCACGCCGAGACGCACTATGCGGCGCCCGACGGACGTCTGGCGCGCGGCCGCTATACCGATGTCTGGGCGCGCCGGCAGGGCCAATGGCTCGCAGTTTCGGCCCATGTCACGCGCGGTTGA